In Labeo rohita strain BAU-BD-2019 chromosome 4, IGBB_LRoh.1.0, whole genome shotgun sequence, the DNA window aaattacagtttttttatcATTTGGGTTGCCCTAGTCAGGCAAGTGTCACAACTTGTATGTCAACTCAAGTTATCCAAACTGTAAAGACCTAGTTTGGcgtttaaagtgatagtttactcaaaaatgaaaattctgtcatttattactcaccctcatgtcgttccaaacccgtaagaccttcattcatcttcggaacacaaattaagatatttttgatgaaacccaagagctttctgaccgtcCATAGACAGTAAGGTTCTTACCTTGagtaaaatcattatttttgttgaaaagtattcttgtagcttcataaaattacggttaaaccactgtTTTCACGTggaccattttaacaatgtccttactacctttctgggtcttgaaaatggtagttgtgctgctgtctatgcagggtcagagagctcttgaGGTCTTACAGGTAAAGCtcaaggtcttacaggtttgaaattacatgagggtaagtaattaatgacagaattttcatttttgggtgaactatccttttaatagCTAGCAATACCAGAAAAAGTAAATTGCTACATTTTAAACCTCTGTGATATAAAAACATGGTTAGTTTGTCAACATTGCAGCTGTCATCTcctacaattaaataaatggagCTGACAGTTAATTAGACTTTCGTGTATTACCCATTCATGATTAAAGTTAAATGCTCTTCAACATCAAAACATAGGCGAATGCCcttaaaactgttaaactgaTTTATCTAACATAATTTCTtggtacttttttattttgcatgcatgtAGCCTATTTTGTCTCAAGAATCAGTGTATTTTTTGTCACTCTGAAATTTTTGTAcgttttttgtattgtattcaTCGATGTTCAATATGCACCGAACATCATGGTGGCTCAGaattgtcaaaacacctctTAAAATGCTTGCTAAGGATGCGAAAAATGCAGATAATTGAAACCGATCCTAATTTTGTATGACTGACATAAGTTCAGAGGCATGTGTGATTGATATAACGTGaggtcttatttattttttaacatgagaAAATGGACTCGTGTGCAAGGAAAAAGGAAAGGCTTAATTGTAGATATTAGAAAATAGAAGCCACTGTTTAGAATGCTGTATGAGAATGTGCTATTAAGCATCAAAATCTTGACCTCATGCTAGACCTTCATTTACAGGATCtaatagcagaaaattaaataaatccaaaGTTTTGATGTGCAGATATATTCTGATGCATGTTCCAGAGCTGCACTTAAGTTTTGACCTCAGTCCTGACCCATCGTGTTCAGCTGTGTGTATGTGGTATGCAAGTCTATTCATGGAATTCATGTAGTTCCCTCTCTTTCTTCTCTGTGTGAGCTTATGCAGGAATGAAGAAACCACCGGTTGCCCCCAAACCCAAGCTGGTTCAGTCGCAGAAACCATCACCTCCCCCCATCGCCCCAAAACCAGAGATCCTGCTGCCTTCACCCTCGCCCACTGTGCACAAGAGAGGAAAACCTGCTGTCGCCCCCAAACCATGTTTGCCCAAAGCCCCTCAGAAACCTCTCCAGCCAAGACAAGATCCCTGCAAGACCCAACATCCACCTGTTTCCAAAAATGGGGGTCCTGCTCTACTATCCTCACACTTGTCACATTACATTATACCACCCAGTACTCAAAGTCATCAACTAGGTAACAGCAAATCAGAGGATTCTAAGGAAATATGTGGAACAGCAGGGGTAGGTGTTTTCAAAGAGGGTGACAGCCCGAAAGAACAGTCCTTTTGCAATGACACATTGGAACATTCTTTCCACTCTGAACGGGAGCAAATGCATGCTTCCATGGAGCCATCCGCAGAGTCACAGGATGAAACAAACTCTGCCGCACTAGAAAAGGACGAGGCAGGTACACAAATACAAACTTCTGTCCAGATTCCAAGACACAGTCCTACAGAACACCTACAGGAATGGTCTTCAGAGCAGAAACACACCGGGAACTCAATTTTTAGCTCTTGCCCCAGAGACAATGATGGTGTTCCTGCACCACCCAGCAAGCCTCTCCCTGTACCCCACCCACGACGCCCTCGGAGGGCACTTCTTAGGCAGAATGTTGTGGAAATTGCACCTTCGGACACTGAAGCAGAGATTCTTGAACACGTTCAGACAGACACGTTACTAGAAAATCCCgaaaacacttcaaaaagctGTCACACCTACACGGACACACCTCAAAATTTATGTTCCCCTAAAGAGAACACGGAAAACACGGACACTGACTCCTCAACCAACACTGATTCTCTGCACAAAGTAGACTCTTTCCACAGTTCACGTACTGAAGACGTGCCTTCTGATCTAGACTCCACCTATTATTCTGTTCCGACAAATGGTGTAACTTTAGCCTCCACGAACACAGCTGCGGAGGAGGGGTCGCAACCTCCAGCTCCGCCACCTCGACAGAAATCCCTCCCACAAATGGTTGATTCCTCATGCAAGGCCTCAACATCAGTGGACAACTTGCTTTTGCATTGCCACTCAGATGTTCAAGAGGTTAAGTGTGAAGATGAGGAGGTGCAAAgcgatgatgaagatgatggaGCGTATGGAGATTTTGCTCGATACCCAATAACTCGGAGTCTTCCTAAACAGATTAAGCTTAGCTGTGGATCACAAGTGCCTGTAACCAAGCCATCTCTGGATGGGGAGGAGAAGTCACCGAAAGTCATGCCTAAAAAGCCTCAACGAAACAGTCTTCCCGCATCCGTTGTGTTGCGGAAGCAAAACACACCTCCGCTAACCCATACTCCCCCTCCAATTCCAAACTCAAGTCCTCCCATATTCCGAGAACTTCCGCCACCTCCTCAGGAGAAACCTTCATGGCGAGTCGCTCTTCCTAACATCCCACTCTTCAGTAGAAACCAGCCGACTCGGAGTAACAGCCAACCACAAGCTGGAGGCGTGGGACCTGTTCTCATCAAACAGAGGGCGAAGTCATTTTCCTCTGCAGATCTTCAGCGAGCGGACACTGGATCTGAATCTTCCGAGCAGTTGGTGCGCTCCGATCAAACGCGCCGTAGCTTGCGGAAACTTCTAGAGCTGCGTGTATGTGCACGGTTGCTTCCGAAGTTGCTTCGCAGTGGACAATCCCTGGATTGCACTCGTACTGATACGGAATATGAGGATCATAAAACCACACCCACTAATCAGGTTGCACctggtgatgatgatgaagctCAAGGTGACAGTGAGGCTGACTGTGAGGTGGAATACGAGAACGTCCGATTGTATGAGGAAATTCCAGAGTACATGAACCTGCCCTGGGTCTATTCTAACCAGAATGAGGACACAGACGTATATGAAGTCCAGGAACCTTGTGAGATCAACAGGTCAGTTTGTGCAGatgcatatatgtatacacaagTATAATTATTCATATCACCATCCTAAACTACAGTTTGTCGCATCACATGTTCGTTTTCATTCCGATGATCCCATCTCAAAAATTCAGAGGTTAAAGATATGAGTGAAAGAGGAGCGAAGAAGAGTTAGCTTACAGACTACTTTGAAAGGTGACTACTGAGTCACTACTTAACTAGGCTAGCTGTTTGATGCCACAGGGTGAGATTTGTGAAGCAGaagcttatgcttttaaaaCGTTTTCAGGGCTTGAATTTCGGGATTGCAGGTAATGCGCATAATTTTACTCATTCTTCAGGTTCCGTGCTTGTAGTCCTGGAAATTCTTGCAAACATTTTAGTGCGAGAAAGACACTCAGGACAGCTGACAAaacatttaagattttttaaaccATTCAAGCGCAATGAGCAGCAAAAGAGTACTTAGTTAAGTACTTGTGCGTTTTCTGAGAGATGGTTACACCCAAAGCGCACACACATAATCAATTTATCAATTTGTTTgtctaagaaaaatatccatatatgtgaccctggaccacaaaaccagttttaagtcactggggtatatttgtagcaatagccaaaaatacattatgtgggtcaaaattattgattttttattttatgccaaaagtcattaggaaattaagtaaagctCATAttccaagaagatattttgtaaaattcctactgtaaatatataaaaactttttgattagtaatatgcattgctatgaacttcatttggacaactttaaaggtgattttctcagtgttttgatttttttgcaccctcagatttcatatattgaaatagtctctgccaaatattgtcctatcctaacaaaccatacatcaatggaaggcTTATATATTTAGCTttctgatgatgtataaatctcaattttgaaaaattgacccttatgactggttttgtggtccatggtcacatatggattgtaaaaaaacaattttctgagtcagcttaaaataatttgtaacctggctgccttaaaattttaagttcagtcacctccaaaaaagtttattcaacttgaaatgttaaattatactaagtgacagcttagatatttgatttgaatcaacttaaaattttaaggcagctgggttacttacccatcggtcaagtttagcaaacacaaatgtctaagttgttacttagccTATGTCATgcgctggaatgccactctctcatgaacgtGCATACGAGacttagcagaagctagagatttcagtttatgaagttttaaatatggatattttttttttacaaaaatgcattgattcatttcagaaggcctttattaacccccccaTCTCCCCCATCCCCCCTGAtcgatggatgcactttattggacttcctTTGGACTGTTGAATCACAACagctattcactgccattataaagcttggcagaggcagaacatttttaaatatgaattcaattgtattcatctgaaagatgaaagtcatatacacctaggatgatgAACTTTATCAACTTTATGAACTTATGGACCAAGGGGTCAATGTTTGGATGGTTGGACCAATTAGACTAGCAAAAATGCCATCTTAGTTAAGACTTAAGAGATAGGCAAGCTAAATTTTATGATTTCTAATCAGGCACTCAATAGAATACCCAAAAAAGTTCTTTCACTCAGACAGGTCCAGGTCATATCtgtaaattacaatatatagtACCATCTTTTCTGATAGAATGCCTGCGCAACATAACCTGGTCACAATATCTATAAAGATAACAATAACGATAAGTATATTAGAGTCCACACCTAtgaataaccattttattatCAGCGCGTGCTGCAGTTATGTCATCTgctgctttaaaggagaagtccacttccacaacaacaatttacagataatgtgctctgtctttctttcttcagtcttaaagaaatagttttttgaggaaaacatttcaggatttttcccccgagtttgaacttccaaaatgcagtttaaatgcggcttcaaacgatcccatatgcggttgtaaacgatccccgctaaggaagaagggtcttatctagcgaaatgatctgttattttcataaaaagatACACAATTTTTATGTCAGACGCTCGTCTTGtcctgctctccctgaactctatgtattctacgtcgaaaaactccaatcgtattttcttgctcaacttcaaaaataatttcaaaatcatcctacatcgctgcagaagttccgacccagtctttgcaaagtgaacatgcaaagaagatcaaacacccttaataataaaggtaaaacagtgatataggacgattttgaagttgagggagaaaatacgattggagtttttcaacataccctaactgtcttgagccagaatacacagagttcagggagagcaagacaagacgagcgtttgagattaaaaagtattttaactgtatttttttaaaaatgaaaataaccaattgtttaactagataagacccttcttcctcagctgggatcgtttacaaccgcatgtGAGATCGTTtggagccgcatttaaactgcattttggaagttcaaacacggggcaccatatcagtccattatatggagaaaaatcctgaaatgttttcctcaaaaaacacaatttctttacgattgaagaaagaaagacatgaacatcttgggtgacaacggggtgagtacattatttgtaaattgttgttctgaaagtggacttctcctttaaatgctgatttgctgtaaatgctgattggctgaatatttttgtcattcattcagctggggaaaaaaaatgatgtaagTGATTTCAGTATTATTGTTATAGCTGTGGTGTGGACTTCCTCATTTCCATGGAATTATTACAGTAGctaattaaaactttatagCTCTAGTTAAAAAAGTTATTGTCGATGGTATGAATGGGCTTTAAGACACATAATTAgcttcacattttaatttattttgctatatattttaatgtgcaCTATATTGGTGTGGTCTGTGTGTTCATGGAAGTGTGTGTGAGGGTTACAGTCCACTCTTTGAGTCCAGGTTGGGCCGTTTTCCTGTGGGTTATTTTCAGTGGCCAGAGCAGGAAATGTCTGTAGAGAAGAGAGCTGAGCCACTGGAAAATAacctttccctctctctctctgtttctcccacactctttctctcacacgctcttattctcagaattttcaACCAAGATCTTCTGGCTCACAGTCATGCTTTGTCATTACAACATTTCCAACACAGTAGCAAAAATCATGTCATATCAGTAAAACATGAATCA includes these proteins:
- the fgd6 gene encoding FYVE, RhoGEF and PH domain-containing protein 6 isoform X1, which codes for MSTAYAGMKKPPVAPKPKLVQSQKPSPPPIAPKPEILLPSPSPTVHKRGKPAVAPKPCLPKAPQKPLQPRQDPCKTQHPPVSKNGGPALLSSHLSHYIIPPSTQSHQLGNSKSEDSKEICGTAGVGVFKEGDSPKEQSFCNDTLEHSFHSEREQMHASMEPSAESQDETNSAALEKDEAGTQIQTSVQIPRHSPTEHLQEWSSEQKHTGNSIFSSCPRDNDGVPAPPSKPLPVPHPRRPRRALLRQNVVEIAPSDTEAEILEHVQTDTLLENPENTSKSCHTYTDTPQNLCSPKENTENTDTDSSTNTDSLHKVDSFHSSRTEDVPSDLDSTYYSVPTNGVTLASTNTAAEEGSQPPAPPPRQKSLPQMVDSSCKASTSVDNLLLHCHSDVQEVKCEDEEVQSDDEDDGAYGDFARYPITRSLPKQIKLSCGSQVPVTKPSLDGEEKSPKVMPKKPQRNSLPASVVLRKQNTPPLTHTPPPIPNSSPPIFRELPPPPQEKPSWRVALPNIPLFSRNQPTRSNSQPQAGGVGPVLIKQRAKSFSSADLQRADTGSESSEQLVRSDQTRRSLRKLLELRVCARLLPKLLRSGQSLDCTRTDTEYEDHKTTPTNQVAPGDDDEAQGDSEADCEVEYENVRLYEEIPEYMNLPWVYSNQNEDTDVYEVQEPCEINRCSVSGDLSEDGLSSNEEDGNSSDSSKEDMSHSKDKEEVERAKRNKVVHIAMEIMSSEKVFVDVLKLLHIDFRDSVAKATRASGKPLVEEKVLNQILYYLPQLYELNKDLLKELEERVAHWSDHQRLADIFVQKGPYLKMYSTYIREFDRNVALLDEQCRKNPPFANVVRQFEMSPRCASLALKHYLLKPVQRIPQYQLLLTDYLKNLPEDSSDYKDTQTALSVVKEVANHANDIMKQGDNFQKLMQVQYSLTGHHEIVQPGRVFLKEGTLMKLSRKVMQPRMFFLFNDILLYTTPVQSGQYKVNSMLSLAGMKVSKPSQEAYQNELNIESVERSFILSANSATERDEWLEAIAKAIDDYTKKKISFFSSRSQELEGISDDGLPLGSKAPIWIPDLRTTMCMICTCEFTLTWRRHHCRACGKVVCQACSSNKYYLEYLKNQLARVCDHCYIKLQHKGDQSNVTVSPSGRSSTFAFSRKQKKIPSALKEVSANTENSSMSGYLQRSKGHKKPWKRLWFVIKNKVLYTYAASEDVAALESQPLLGFFLREEKTGPAQKMQFKLYHKNTLYYIFRAEDIPTAQRWIEAFQEAMIL
- the fgd6 gene encoding FYVE, RhoGEF and PH domain-containing protein 6 isoform X2 — protein: MSTGMKKPPVAPKPKLVQSQKPSPPPIAPKPEILLPSPSPTVHKRGKPAVAPKPCLPKAPQKPLQPRQDPCKTQHPPVSKNGGPALLSSHLSHYIIPPSTQSHQLGNSKSEDSKEICGTAGVGVFKEGDSPKEQSFCNDTLEHSFHSEREQMHASMEPSAESQDETNSAALEKDEAGTQIQTSVQIPRHSPTEHLQEWSSEQKHTGNSIFSSCPRDNDGVPAPPSKPLPVPHPRRPRRALLRQNVVEIAPSDTEAEILEHVQTDTLLENPENTSKSCHTYTDTPQNLCSPKENTENTDTDSSTNTDSLHKVDSFHSSRTEDVPSDLDSTYYSVPTNGVTLASTNTAAEEGSQPPAPPPRQKSLPQMVDSSCKASTSVDNLLLHCHSDVQEVKCEDEEVQSDDEDDGAYGDFARYPITRSLPKQIKLSCGSQVPVTKPSLDGEEKSPKVMPKKPQRNSLPASVVLRKQNTPPLTHTPPPIPNSSPPIFRELPPPPQEKPSWRVALPNIPLFSRNQPTRSNSQPQAGGVGPVLIKQRAKSFSSADLQRADTGSESSEQLVRSDQTRRSLRKLLELRVCARLLPKLLRSGQSLDCTRTDTEYEDHKTTPTNQVAPGDDDEAQGDSEADCEVEYENVRLYEEIPEYMNLPWVYSNQNEDTDVYEVQEPCEINRCSVSGDLSEDGLSSNEEDGNSSDSSKEDMSHSKDKEEVERAKRNKVVHIAMEIMSSEKVFVDVLKLLHIDFRDSVAKATRASGKPLVEEKVLNQILYYLPQLYELNKDLLKELEERVAHWSDHQRLADIFVQKGPYLKMYSTYIREFDRNVALLDEQCRKNPPFANVVRQFEMSPRCASLALKHYLLKPVQRIPQYQLLLTDYLKNLPEDSSDYKDTQTALSVVKEVANHANDIMKQGDNFQKLMQVQYSLTGHHEIVQPGRVFLKEGTLMKLSRKVMQPRMFFLFNDILLYTTPVQSGQYKVNSMLSLAGMKVSKPSQEAYQNELNIESVERSFILSANSATERDEWLEAIAKAIDDYTKKKISFFSSRSQELEGISDDGLPLGSKAPIWIPDLRTTMCMICTCEFTLTWRRHHCRACGKVVCQACSSNKYYLEYLKNQLARVCDHCYIKLQHKGDQSNVTVSPSGRSSTFAFSRKQKKIPSALKEVSANTENSSMSGYLQRSKGHKKPWKRLWFVIKNKVLYTYAASEDVAALESQPLLGFFLREEKTGPAQKMQFKLYHKNTLYYIFRAEDIPTAQRWIEAFQEAMIL
- the fgd6 gene encoding FYVE, RhoGEF and PH domain-containing protein 6 isoform X3, coding for MKKPPVAPKPKLVQSQKPSPPPIAPKPEILLPSPSPTVHKRGKPAVAPKPCLPKAPQKPLQPRQDPCKTQHPPVSKNGGPALLSSHLSHYIIPPSTQSHQLGNSKSEDSKEICGTAGVGVFKEGDSPKEQSFCNDTLEHSFHSEREQMHASMEPSAESQDETNSAALEKDEAGTQIQTSVQIPRHSPTEHLQEWSSEQKHTGNSIFSSCPRDNDGVPAPPSKPLPVPHPRRPRRALLRQNVVEIAPSDTEAEILEHVQTDTLLENPENTSKSCHTYTDTPQNLCSPKENTENTDTDSSTNTDSLHKVDSFHSSRTEDVPSDLDSTYYSVPTNGVTLASTNTAAEEGSQPPAPPPRQKSLPQMVDSSCKASTSVDNLLLHCHSDVQEVKCEDEEVQSDDEDDGAYGDFARYPITRSLPKQIKLSCGSQVPVTKPSLDGEEKSPKVMPKKPQRNSLPASVVLRKQNTPPLTHTPPPIPNSSPPIFRELPPPPQEKPSWRVALPNIPLFSRNQPTRSNSQPQAGGVGPVLIKQRAKSFSSADLQRADTGSESSEQLVRSDQTRRSLRKLLELRVCARLLPKLLRSGQSLDCTRTDTEYEDHKTTPTNQVAPGDDDEAQGDSEADCEVEYENVRLYEEIPEYMNLPWVYSNQNEDTDVYEVQEPCEINRCSVSGDLSEDGLSSNEEDGNSSDSSKEDMSHSKDKEEVERAKRNKVVHIAMEIMSSEKVFVDVLKLLHIDFRDSVAKATRASGKPLVEEKVLNQILYYLPQLYELNKDLLKELEERVAHWSDHQRLADIFVQKGPYLKMYSTYIREFDRNVALLDEQCRKNPPFANVVRQFEMSPRCASLALKHYLLKPVQRIPQYQLLLTDYLKNLPEDSSDYKDTQTALSVVKEVANHANDIMKQGDNFQKLMQVQYSLTGHHEIVQPGRVFLKEGTLMKLSRKVMQPRMFFLFNDILLYTTPVQSGQYKVNSMLSLAGMKVSKPSQEAYQNELNIESVERSFILSANSATERDEWLEAIAKAIDDYTKKKISFFSSRSQELEGISDDGLPLGSKAPIWIPDLRTTMCMICTCEFTLTWRRHHCRACGKVVCQACSSNKYYLEYLKNQLARVCDHCYIKLQHKGDQSNVTVSPSGRSSTFAFSRKQKKIPSALKEVSANTENSSMSGYLQRSKGHKKPWKRLWFVIKNKVLYTYAASEDVAALESQPLLGFFLREEKTGPAQKMQFKLYHKNTLYYIFRAEDIPTAQRWIEAFQEAMIL